The Xanthomonas indica sequence GAACTCGGTGAGCGTGAGGTCCAGCGTGTGCCGGCCCTCGCCCACGCGCACGCTGGCCTCGTGCTGGTCCAGGTCGATGTGGAAGGCGCCCACGCGCAGGCTGCGTGCCTCCTCCGCACCGTTGCCGCGGATGCGCCGCAGCACCGCCTGCACCCGCGCCACCACCTCGGCCGGGTTGAACGGCTTGACCACGTAGTCGTCGGCGCCCAGGCGCAGGCCCATCAGCTTGTCGATGTCCTGGTCCAGCGCGGTGAGCATGATCACCGGCGTTTCGCCGCGGTGGCGCAGTTCGGCCAGCACCTTCCAGCCGTCCACCGCCGGCAGTTGCACGTCCAGCAGGATCAGGTCCGGGTCCAGCGCCAGGTGCAGTTCCAGCGCGGCACGGCCATCGGCGGCATGCGCGGTACGCAGCCCGCTGCGCGCCAGGTAGGCGATCAGGATCTCGGCGATCTCGCTCTCGTCTTCGGCGATCAGGACCAGCGGCGCGGACGCGGGCGCGGCGGCCGGAGAGGAAACGGACATGGCGTGGCGGCGGGAAACATGTCGGCCCGAACGGGCGGATCTCCATCATATCTCCACACAGCATCGAACGCCGCGCAACCCGCGGCCGCGACCATGTGCGGCTTTGGCGTCCGCCGCATCCGCGGCGGCAGCGACGAGGCACGACGTATGGGCATGCGGCAACAGGGACGGACTCTGGGCATCGGTGGGGCGCTGGCGTTGGTCCTGTCCGGCTGCGGTGGCGGCATGCAACCGCCGCCGGCGGCCACACCGGTGCAGGTGACCGCGGTGACCCTGCAGCCGACACCGATGACGGTGAGCGTGGACCTGCCCGGGCGCGTGGCCGCGGTGCGCAGCGCGCAGATCCGCCCGCAGGTCGGCGGCATCGTGCAGCGCCGCTTCTTCGAACAGGGCGCCGACGTGCGCCGCGGCGATGCGCTGTTCCAGATCAATCCGGCGCCGTTCAAGGCCGAGGTGGACACCGCCGCGGCCGCACTGCATCGCGCCCAGGCCGCGCAGATCCTGGCCGACGTGCAGCACGCACGGCTGCAGCGCCTGCTGGAGTCGGGCCTGGTCAGCCGGCAGATGTACGACGACGTCGCCTCGCAGCGCACGCAAGCCACCGCCGCGGTGGCCGAGGCGCAGGCGACGCTGGCGCGGCGACGGCTGGACCTGGCCTTCGCCCGGGTCGATGCGCCGATCGGCGGTCGCATCGACCAAGCGCTGCTCACCGAGGGCGCGCTGGTCTCGCCCAACGACAGCGCGCCGATGGC is a genomic window containing:
- a CDS encoding response regulator, encoding MSVSSPAAAPASAPLVLIAEDESEIAEILIAYLARSGLRTAHAADGRAALELHLALDPDLILLDVQLPAVDGWKVLAELRHRGETPVIMLTALDQDIDKLMGLRLGADDYVVKPFNPAEVVARVQAVLRRIRGNGAEEARSLRVGAFHIDLDQHEASVRVGEGRHTLDLTLTEFRLLVRLMRAPKRVFSRAELLDACLPEGDTQERTIDSHISKLRKKLEVLGVQGTPASVRGVGYRFGSGT